In a single window of the Jaculus jaculus isolate mJacJac1 chromosome 9, mJacJac1.mat.Y.cur, whole genome shotgun sequence genome:
- the Tefm gene encoding transcription elongation factor, mitochondrial isoform X1 — protein MAWKMGLTCLIKEGAHTGFEISRPRMILNSWSSSAHLPSAGISVFLSGRARCFPVLESFLLQAGSNLCCRKKSTTPDKTIPSVDVCDETAKESGSALNKLFSSEQQTAILHVLNTASSKELEAFKLLRGRKSINIVEHRKKFGPFENLESLINVPLFQYKTALQVCNTILCPETGREKRKLQENRLLGKFIKPDIERKRLKAVNSIVSIVFGTRRIAWAHLDRKLTVLDWQKIECWKLLNKTYTSSVYLEEISSIISKMPGADFYVLEKTGLSIQKSSLFPILLHFHITEAMLYALLNTTFAQDGQHQVLSMNRNTVGKHFNLMIGDTRTSGKEIVNQLLSQSVLKAEPRVFFPPDKIVRYRQMFSADTQRIEELYDSLLQAIAFYELAVFDTEH, from the exons ATGGCCTGGAAGATGGGTCTCACGTGTCTCATCAAGGAGGGAG CCCACACTGGCTTTGAAATCTCCAGACCgaggatgattttgaactcctggtcctccagtgcccatctcccaagtgctgggatttcag TTTTCCTTTCAGGGAGGGCTAGATGCTTTCCAGTGTTGGAGTCATTTCTGCTTCAGGCCGGAAGTAATCTCTGCTGTCGGAAAAAATCCACTACACCTGATAAAACGATTCCCAGTGTTGATGTCTGTGATGAGACTGCAAAAGAATCCGGAAGTGCACTCAACAAGCTCTTCTCTTCAGAACAGCAGACTGCCATCTTGCACGTACTGAACACAGCATCTAGTAAAGAACTTGAAGCTTTCAAATTGCTTCGTGGGAGAAAGTCCATCAATATTgtagaacacagaaaaaaatttggGCCATTTGAAAATTTGGAAAGTTTGATAAATGTGCCCTTGTTCCAATACAAAACTGCTCTTCAAGTTTGTAACACCATTCTTTGTCCAGAGActggaagggaaaaaagaaaattacaggaaaACCGGCTGCTGGGGAAGTTCATCAAACcagatatagaaagaaagagacttaAG GCAGTTAATAGTATCGTATCTATTGTTTTTGGCACTCGAAGAATTGCATGGGCTCACCTCGATCGTAAATTGACAGTGCTGGACTGGCAGAAAATTGAGTGTTGGAAATTACTGAATAAAACATACACATCATCAGTCTACTTGGAAGAG atTTCTTCCATCATTTCAAAGATGCCTGGAGCAGATTTCTATGTTCTGGAAAAAACAGGACTTTCCATTCAGAAGTCATCTCTGTTTCCTATACTGTTACATTTCCATATCACAGAAGCCATGCTGTATGCCTTATTAAATACAACTTTTGCTCAGGATGGCCAGCATCAGGTGCTGAGCATGAACAGAAATActgtgggcaagcactttaacctgaTGATTGGTGATACTAGGACAAGCGGGAAAGAAATAGTGAATCAGCTCCTCTCTCAGTCTGTACTGAAGGCCGAGCCTCGGGTGTTCTTCCCACCAGATAAAATTGTGCGCTACAGACAGATGTTTTCTGCAGACACACAGAGGATTGAAGAACTGTATGATTCATTGCTACAAGCTATTGCTTTTTATGAATTAGCAGTGTTTGACACTGAGCATTAA
- the Tefm gene encoding transcription elongation factor, mitochondrial isoform X3 produces MAWKMGLTCLIKEGVFLSGRARCFPVLESFLLQAGSNLCCRKKSTTPDKTIPSVDVCDETAKESGSALNKLFSSEQQTAILHVLNTASSKELEAFKLLRGRKSINIVEHRKKFGPFENLESLINVPLFQYKTALQVCNTILCPETGREKRKLQENRLLGKFIKPDIERKRLKAVNSIVSIVFGTRRIAWAHLDRKLTVLDWQKIECWKLLNKTYTSSVYLEEISSIISKMPGADFYVLEKTGLSIQKSSLFPILLHFHITEAMLYALLNTTFAQDGQHQVLSMNRNTVGKHFNLMIGDTRTSGKEIVNQLLSQSVLKAEPRVFFPPDKIVRYRQMFSADTQRIEELYDSLLQAIAFYELAVFDTEH; encoded by the exons ATGGCCTGGAAGATGGGTCTCACGTGTCTCATCAAGGAGGGAG TTTTCCTTTCAGGGAGGGCTAGATGCTTTCCAGTGTTGGAGTCATTTCTGCTTCAGGCCGGAAGTAATCTCTGCTGTCGGAAAAAATCCACTACACCTGATAAAACGATTCCCAGTGTTGATGTCTGTGATGAGACTGCAAAAGAATCCGGAAGTGCACTCAACAAGCTCTTCTCTTCAGAACAGCAGACTGCCATCTTGCACGTACTGAACACAGCATCTAGTAAAGAACTTGAAGCTTTCAAATTGCTTCGTGGGAGAAAGTCCATCAATATTgtagaacacagaaaaaaatttggGCCATTTGAAAATTTGGAAAGTTTGATAAATGTGCCCTTGTTCCAATACAAAACTGCTCTTCAAGTTTGTAACACCATTCTTTGTCCAGAGActggaagggaaaaaagaaaattacaggaaaACCGGCTGCTGGGGAAGTTCATCAAACcagatatagaaagaaagagacttaAG GCAGTTAATAGTATCGTATCTATTGTTTTTGGCACTCGAAGAATTGCATGGGCTCACCTCGATCGTAAATTGACAGTGCTGGACTGGCAGAAAATTGAGTGTTGGAAATTACTGAATAAAACATACACATCATCAGTCTACTTGGAAGAG atTTCTTCCATCATTTCAAAGATGCCTGGAGCAGATTTCTATGTTCTGGAAAAAACAGGACTTTCCATTCAGAAGTCATCTCTGTTTCCTATACTGTTACATTTCCATATCACAGAAGCCATGCTGTATGCCTTATTAAATACAACTTTTGCTCAGGATGGCCAGCATCAGGTGCTGAGCATGAACAGAAATActgtgggcaagcactttaacctgaTGATTGGTGATACTAGGACAAGCGGGAAAGAAATAGTGAATCAGCTCCTCTCTCAGTCTGTACTGAAGGCCGAGCCTCGGGTGTTCTTCCCACCAGATAAAATTGTGCGCTACAGACAGATGTTTTCTGCAGACACACAGAGGATTGAAGAACTGTATGATTCATTGCTACAAGCTATTGCTTTTTATGAATTAGCAGTGTTTGACACTGAGCATTAA
- the Tefm gene encoding transcription elongation factor, mitochondrial isoform X2, which yields MAWKMGLTCLIKEGAHTGFEISRPRMILNSWSSSAHLPSAGISGRARCFPVLESFLLQAGSNLCCRKKSTTPDKTIPSVDVCDETAKESGSALNKLFSSEQQTAILHVLNTASSKELEAFKLLRGRKSINIVEHRKKFGPFENLESLINVPLFQYKTALQVCNTILCPETGREKRKLQENRLLGKFIKPDIERKRLKAVNSIVSIVFGTRRIAWAHLDRKLTVLDWQKIECWKLLNKTYTSSVYLEEISSIISKMPGADFYVLEKTGLSIQKSSLFPILLHFHITEAMLYALLNTTFAQDGQHQVLSMNRNTVGKHFNLMIGDTRTSGKEIVNQLLSQSVLKAEPRVFFPPDKIVRYRQMFSADTQRIEELYDSLLQAIAFYELAVFDTEH from the exons ATGGCCTGGAAGATGGGTCTCACGTGTCTCATCAAGGAGGGAG CCCACACTGGCTTTGAAATCTCCAGACCgaggatgattttgaactcctggtcctccagtgcccatctcccaagtgctgggatttcag GGAGGGCTAGATGCTTTCCAGTGTTGGAGTCATTTCTGCTTCAGGCCGGAAGTAATCTCTGCTGTCGGAAAAAATCCACTACACCTGATAAAACGATTCCCAGTGTTGATGTCTGTGATGAGACTGCAAAAGAATCCGGAAGTGCACTCAACAAGCTCTTCTCTTCAGAACAGCAGACTGCCATCTTGCACGTACTGAACACAGCATCTAGTAAAGAACTTGAAGCTTTCAAATTGCTTCGTGGGAGAAAGTCCATCAATATTgtagaacacagaaaaaaatttggGCCATTTGAAAATTTGGAAAGTTTGATAAATGTGCCCTTGTTCCAATACAAAACTGCTCTTCAAGTTTGTAACACCATTCTTTGTCCAGAGActggaagggaaaaaagaaaattacaggaaaACCGGCTGCTGGGGAAGTTCATCAAACcagatatagaaagaaagagacttaAG GCAGTTAATAGTATCGTATCTATTGTTTTTGGCACTCGAAGAATTGCATGGGCTCACCTCGATCGTAAATTGACAGTGCTGGACTGGCAGAAAATTGAGTGTTGGAAATTACTGAATAAAACATACACATCATCAGTCTACTTGGAAGAG atTTCTTCCATCATTTCAAAGATGCCTGGAGCAGATTTCTATGTTCTGGAAAAAACAGGACTTTCCATTCAGAAGTCATCTCTGTTTCCTATACTGTTACATTTCCATATCACAGAAGCCATGCTGTATGCCTTATTAAATACAACTTTTGCTCAGGATGGCCAGCATCAGGTGCTGAGCATGAACAGAAATActgtgggcaagcactttaacctgaTGATTGGTGATACTAGGACAAGCGGGAAAGAAATAGTGAATCAGCTCCTCTCTCAGTCTGTACTGAAGGCCGAGCCTCGGGTGTTCTTCCCACCAGATAAAATTGTGCGCTACAGACAGATGTTTTCTGCAGACACACAGAGGATTGAAGAACTGTATGATTCATTGCTACAAGCTATTGCTTTTTATGAATTAGCAGTGTTTGACACTGAGCATTAA
- the Tefm gene encoding transcription elongation factor, mitochondrial isoform X4, translating into MAWKMGLTCLIKEGGRARCFPVLESFLLQAGSNLCCRKKSTTPDKTIPSVDVCDETAKESGSALNKLFSSEQQTAILHVLNTASSKELEAFKLLRGRKSINIVEHRKKFGPFENLESLINVPLFQYKTALQVCNTILCPETGREKRKLQENRLLGKFIKPDIERKRLKAVNSIVSIVFGTRRIAWAHLDRKLTVLDWQKIECWKLLNKTYTSSVYLEEISSIISKMPGADFYVLEKTGLSIQKSSLFPILLHFHITEAMLYALLNTTFAQDGQHQVLSMNRNTVGKHFNLMIGDTRTSGKEIVNQLLSQSVLKAEPRVFFPPDKIVRYRQMFSADTQRIEELYDSLLQAIAFYELAVFDTEH; encoded by the exons ATGGCCTGGAAGATGGGTCTCACGTGTCTCATCAAGGAGGGAG GGAGGGCTAGATGCTTTCCAGTGTTGGAGTCATTTCTGCTTCAGGCCGGAAGTAATCTCTGCTGTCGGAAAAAATCCACTACACCTGATAAAACGATTCCCAGTGTTGATGTCTGTGATGAGACTGCAAAAGAATCCGGAAGTGCACTCAACAAGCTCTTCTCTTCAGAACAGCAGACTGCCATCTTGCACGTACTGAACACAGCATCTAGTAAAGAACTTGAAGCTTTCAAATTGCTTCGTGGGAGAAAGTCCATCAATATTgtagaacacagaaaaaaatttggGCCATTTGAAAATTTGGAAAGTTTGATAAATGTGCCCTTGTTCCAATACAAAACTGCTCTTCAAGTTTGTAACACCATTCTTTGTCCAGAGActggaagggaaaaaagaaaattacaggaaaACCGGCTGCTGGGGAAGTTCATCAAACcagatatagaaagaaagagacttaAG GCAGTTAATAGTATCGTATCTATTGTTTTTGGCACTCGAAGAATTGCATGGGCTCACCTCGATCGTAAATTGACAGTGCTGGACTGGCAGAAAATTGAGTGTTGGAAATTACTGAATAAAACATACACATCATCAGTCTACTTGGAAGAG atTTCTTCCATCATTTCAAAGATGCCTGGAGCAGATTTCTATGTTCTGGAAAAAACAGGACTTTCCATTCAGAAGTCATCTCTGTTTCCTATACTGTTACATTTCCATATCACAGAAGCCATGCTGTATGCCTTATTAAATACAACTTTTGCTCAGGATGGCCAGCATCAGGTGCTGAGCATGAACAGAAATActgtgggcaagcactttaacctgaTGATTGGTGATACTAGGACAAGCGGGAAAGAAATAGTGAATCAGCTCCTCTCTCAGTCTGTACTGAAGGCCGAGCCTCGGGTGTTCTTCCCACCAGATAAAATTGTGCGCTACAGACAGATGTTTTCTGCAGACACACAGAGGATTGAAGAACTGTATGATTCATTGCTACAAGCTATTGCTTTTTATGAATTAGCAGTGTTTGACACTGAGCATTAA